The following are encoded together in the Desulfococcus multivorans genome:
- a CDS encoding DUF2357 domain-containing protein yields MAQMPAPIEVCFHHWPWSVDVEEESVPATNDGVVLPFFGSPVLSVMSGAQVLLAVRHEKFVPLGPPFLDGTEVYETPHGILSHSGHGQGAMMIFSNGRRYNITIEAKGAQRRTTADGKTESLLARMVLGWSQFFDDLLDDKTNRQSKGGMIPWNTVLEFLKQQSNDIQQPRLSLIVRIAEEMSAGLSGTVQGMRRILLRERNMQRINRICETDVRCLQWFVRQPGANMAEKGGSRQELLAVVRRESFDVLENRVLKDFIHRCDAESLRYITNEVEINAQFMDSKRARDVRRFREICVDAGKHPDFEGVPKARAGVRPNYVLQNDLRYRKIWAWYCRLLRREEDEDRFWDWQARTWADIVRLLMNLAIVHLEREGLKPPQNGIRIRKVIGSSLHVTREQILGSRTRGGSEPGPFVIERIANGTPRSIAILEVVHPDEASEHILTQSLSRTGGHLYLVVRPLGESPNRNHVLIVWGINTAGTNQEIFWEGISESATSAMRFHRNVLAGARIPNLPILQGLVAASSLYAEETNVVRELSDAPVVIMPSDPRHWHEVVEYLAILLDDRLDRLV; encoded by the coding sequence ATGGCTCAGATGCCGGCGCCCATTGAAGTATGTTTTCACCACTGGCCCTGGTCTGTGGATGTCGAGGAAGAATCTGTTCCCGCCACGAACGACGGTGTCGTATTGCCGTTTTTCGGTTCCCCAGTGCTCTCCGTGATGAGCGGTGCCCAAGTTTTGCTTGCTGTACGGCATGAAAAATTCGTTCCCTTAGGGCCGCCCTTTTTGGACGGGACTGAAGTGTATGAAACGCCTCATGGCATTCTTTCACACTCGGGTCATGGTCAAGGAGCGATGATGATATTCTCCAACGGAAGGCGCTATAATATTACAATCGAAGCCAAGGGAGCACAGCGCAGAACTACAGCCGACGGCAAGACGGAAAGCCTTCTGGCACGCATGGTTCTTGGATGGTCACAATTCTTTGATGATCTGCTGGATGACAAGACCAACCGACAGTCAAAAGGGGGCATGATTCCCTGGAACACTGTTCTGGAATTTCTCAAACAACAATCGAATGATATACAACAGCCTCGTCTTTCTTTGATCGTGCGTATTGCCGAGGAGATGAGCGCCGGCTTATCTGGAACGGTTCAGGGAATGCGGCGGATTCTCCTGCGGGAGCGCAACATGCAGCGAATCAACCGTATATGTGAGACGGACGTCCGTTGTTTACAGTGGTTTGTGCGCCAACCTGGCGCCAACATGGCGGAAAAGGGCGGCAGCAGGCAGGAATTGCTGGCCGTAGTGCGCAGGGAATCTTTTGACGTGCTGGAAAACCGCGTGCTCAAAGATTTTATACACCGTTGCGATGCAGAGTCTCTTCGTTATATTACAAACGAGGTGGAGATCAATGCGCAGTTCATGGATTCCAAGCGGGCGCGGGACGTGCGGCGTTTTCGAGAAATATGTGTAGATGCAGGCAAGCATCCGGATTTTGAGGGGGTACCCAAGGCCAGGGCTGGAGTCCGGCCTAATTATGTTCTCCAAAACGATCTACGCTACCGCAAGATTTGGGCGTGGTACTGCCGCCTGTTGCGCCGGGAAGAAGACGAAGACCGCTTCTGGGACTGGCAAGCCCGGACCTGGGCGGACATCGTCCGGCTGCTTATGAATCTTGCTATTGTCCATCTCGAACGCGAAGGGTTGAAGCCGCCACAGAACGGCATTCGGATCCGAAAGGTGATAGGCTCGTCCCTTCATGTGACTCGCGAACAAATACTCGGCAGTCGCACTCGGGGCGGGTCCGAGCCCGGTCCATTTGTCATTGAAAGGATCGCCAACGGGACACCACGTTCCATCGCTATCCTGGAAGTTGTGCACCCGGATGAGGCAAGCGAACATATTCTGACCCAAAGCCTGAGCCGGACCGGAGGACACCTCTATCTTGTGGTGCGGCCATTGGGCGAATCTCCCAACAGAAATCACGTACTCATCGTTTGGGGTATCAACACTGCTGGTACCAATCAGGAAATCTTTTGGGAAGGTATTTCTGAATCTGCAACGAGCGCGATGAGATTCCACAGAAATGTTCTGGCAGGGGCTCGCATCCCAAATTTGCCAATTCTGCAGGGGTTGGTAGCCGCCAGTTCTTTATATGCTGAGGAAACGAATGTTGTGCGTGAATTATCGGACGCACCTGTGGTGATTATGCCATCCGACCCTCGTCATTGGCACGAGGTCGTCGAATACCTCGCAATCCTTTTAGACGATAGGTTGGATAGACTGGTATGA